A portion of the Bacillus thuringiensis genome contains these proteins:
- a CDS encoding amidohydrolase: MNLPDMILYNGKITTLDPSQPEVSAIAITDGLVTAVGGDEILNSATEKTKKIDLKRKRAIPGLNDSHIHVIRGGLHYNMELRWEGVPSLFIALEMLKEQARRTPAPQWVRVVGGWSEFQFKERRMPTLEEINAVSEDTPVFVLHLYDRALVNRAGLRALGYTKDTPDPPGCLIQRDKRGNPTGLLIANPNASILYSSLGKAPVLNLDDQINSTRHFMRELNRLGITSAIDAGGGFQNYPDDYKVVEHLAEKEQLTLRIAYNLFTQNPNHEYEDFASWAKIVSPGQGNDKYKMNGAGEMLVFSAADFEKFQMPRPELATVMEADLKKVISLLVENRWPFRLHATYDESITRFLNVFEEVNREIPFNGLRWWFDHAETISDRSMERVKALNGGIAIQDRMAFQGEYFVDLYGKEAAKHTPPIYRMLDLGIPVGAGSDATRVSSYNPWVALYWMVAGKTIGGLSIYDEKNKLDRKVALELYSKGSAWFSGDEGKKGTLAVGQFADIAVLSSDYFTVPEEEIKDLESLLTIMGGQVVYGNDEFKNLSPELPPASPDWSPTGVYGYGGANLANTILSHDSHDNKLHSCSNPLHQHTHTVIGKDGTKWGIGCTCFAF, encoded by the coding sequence ATGAATTTACCGGATATGATCTTATATAACGGAAAAATTACTACCCTTGACCCTTCTCAGCCTGAGGTATCTGCTATCGCCATAACTGATGGTTTAGTCACTGCAGTAGGTGGAGATGAGATTCTTAATAGTGCCACGGAAAAAACAAAAAAAATAGACCTAAAAAGAAAGAGAGCTATTCCAGGCCTGAATGACTCTCATATACACGTTATTCGTGGTGGTCTGCATTATAATATGGAATTACGTTGGGAAGGCGTGCCATCACTTTTTATTGCTCTAGAAATGCTCAAAGAACAGGCAAGGCGTACACCTGCTCCTCAGTGGGTAAGAGTAGTTGGAGGTTGGTCTGAATTTCAATTTAAAGAGAGACGGATGCCAACATTAGAAGAGATTAATGCTGTTTCTGAAGACACGCCTGTCTTTGTGCTACATCTTTACGATAGAGCACTTGTAAATCGTGCAGGGCTACGTGCACTGGGATACACGAAAGATACCCCAGACCCTCCAGGCTGTTTAATTCAGCGGGATAAAAGAGGTAATCCAACGGGCCTTTTAATTGCTAACCCTAACGCTTCTATTCTTTATTCAAGTTTGGGTAAAGCTCCAGTACTTAATCTTGACGACCAGATTAACTCAACTCGTCATTTTATGCGTGAATTAAATAGATTAGGTATTACAAGCGCCATCGACGCAGGTGGTGGCTTCCAAAATTACCCTGATGACTACAAAGTTGTTGAACATTTAGCCGAGAAGGAACAATTAACTTTGCGTATTGCTTATAATCTATTTACGCAAAATCCTAATCATGAATATGAAGACTTTGCTTCATGGGCAAAAATTGTTTCTCCTGGTCAAGGAAATGATAAGTATAAAATGAATGGTGCCGGAGAAATGTTAGTATTCTCGGCAGCCGATTTTGAAAAATTTCAAATGCCACGGCCCGAACTAGCTACAGTAATGGAAGCCGACTTAAAGAAAGTAATTTCTCTATTGGTGGAAAACCGTTGGCCATTCCGTTTACATGCAACTTATGACGAGTCAATCACACGTTTCTTAAATGTATTTGAGGAAGTTAACAGAGAAATTCCTTTTAATGGGCTACGCTGGTGGTTTGATCATGCAGAAACAATCTCAGATCGTAGTATGGAACGTGTTAAGGCTTTAAATGGCGGTATTGCCATCCAAGACCGCATGGCTTTTCAAGGTGAATACTTTGTTGACTTATACGGAAAGGAAGCTGCAAAGCATACTCCTCCGATTTATCGTATGTTAGATCTTGGTATACCTGTTGGCGCCGGTAGTGATGCAACCAGGGTTTCCAGCTATAACCCTTGGGTCGCTCTTTACTGGATGGTTGCCGGAAAAACCATTGGTGGTCTTTCCATATACGATGAAAAAAATAAACTTGATAGAAAAGTAGCCCTGGAATTATATTCAAAAGGAAGTGCGTGGTTCTCTGGTGATGAAGGTAAAAAGGGAACCCTTGCAGTAGGTCAGTTTGCTGATATTGCTGTATTGTCTTCTGACTACTTTACTGTGCCAGAAGAAGAAATCAAAGACCTTGAATCATTACTCACCATTATGGGTGGGCAGGTTGTTTATGGAAATGATGAATTTAAAAATTTATCACCTGAATTGCCGCCAGCATCACCTGATTGGTCACCGACGGGCGTTTATGGTTATGGTGGTGCTAACCTAGCAAACACTATACTTTCTCACGATTCCCATGATAACAAGTTACATAGTTGTAGTAACCCTCTCCATCAACACACTCATACCGTAATAGGAAAAGATGGAACTAAATGGGGGATTGGTTGTACTTGCTTTGCTTTCTAA
- a CDS encoding antibiotic biosynthesis monooxygenase, which produces MKQEGVAVEETYTGNTMDAGNPVTTIVTWEIQEGREKQFETWRHEIEAAATKFPGHLGVNLIVPSNESREYTVIFRFDTYEHLRAWQESDVRRDLLKTAEQFQATNPTYKTESSLAYWFVTPKTPVPPPKWKMSIVTLLGVWPLSMLVPKVIGPIIKHMNPIMSAFFVSVCIVSLLSWVVMPIFGKLFHPWLQNNRK; this is translated from the coding sequence GAAGGAGTAGCTGTCGAAGAGACTTATACAGGGAACACGATGGATGCTGGCAATCCAGTAACAACGATTGTTACATGGGAAATTCAAGAAGGTAGAGAAAAACAGTTTGAAACATGGAGACATGAAATTGAGGCTGCGGCTACTAAATTCCCAGGACATTTAGGTGTAAATCTAATAGTCCCAAGTAACGAATCCAGAGAGTATACTGTTATTTTTCGCTTTGATACGTATGAGCATCTACGTGCTTGGCAAGAATCAGATGTTCGCCGGGATTTGTTAAAAACGGCCGAGCAATTTCAAGCCACTAATCCAACTTATAAAACTGAAAGCAGTTTGGCTTATTGGTTTGTTACTCCGAAAACGCCAGTTCCACCTCCAAAATGGAAAATGTCTATCGTTACCCTTCTGGGTGTATGGCCTCTTAGCATGTTAGTTCCTAAAGTGATAGGACCTATTATAAAACATATGAATCCTATTATGTCAGCTTTTTTTGTTTCTGTATGTATAGTGTCCTTGCTATCATGGGTAGTCATGCCGATTTTCGGTAAATTATTTCATCCATGGTTACAAAATAATAGAAAGTAG